The nucleotide window ACATCATCGCGGCGTTCGACGCGGCCATCCACGACGGGGTGCACGTGCTCTCTGTCTCACTGGGAGGCTCCCCCGCGGACTACTTCCGCGACGGCGTGGCCATCGGGTCCTTCCACGCGGCCAGGCACGGCGTCACCGTCGTCTGCTCGGCCGGCAACTCGGGGCCCGCCGCCGGCACCGTGTCCAACACCGCGCCGTGGCTGCTCACCGTGGGCGCCAGCACCATGGACAGGGAGTTCCCCGCGTACCTGGTCCTCGACAACAACAAGCGGATCAAAGTCAGTAACAGCTAGTACTTATTAGTAGCTCAATTTATCTTTCAGACTTGTATGGCTTCAACACTTATATCTGACAAAAATGCAAACTTTTATCTTGGCAGGGACAAAGTCTCTCGCCAAACCGGCTTTCTGGCAACAAGCACTACCAGCTGATCAGCTCGGAACAAGCAAAGGGAGCCAATGCAACAGTAACGCAAGCGTAAGCATGCTTGAGCCTCCAGACTGAAACCATTTTCAGATGGCTGAACTGAGATCATCTGAAAATGcacctattttttttttctgcagGAAATTGTGCATTAAGGGATCACTGGACAAGGCGAAGGTCAAAGGGAAGATCGTCGTGTGCAGCCGTGGGAAGAACGCGCGAGTAGAGAAAGGTGAGGCCGTTCACCGGGCTGGCGGAGCTGCCATGGTGCTGGCGAACGATGAGGCTAGCGGGAACGAGATGATTGCCGACGCACACGTTCTCCCTGCCACGCACATCACCTATACTGATGGAGTCAAGCTTTTGGCCTACCTCAACTCTAAAAGGTTTGGTTTGTTTATTTTACTTTTATTTGCACTCTAACACAACTGGCCTATTAGCTCAGTTGGTTAGAGCGTCGTGCTAATAACGCGAAGGTCGCAGGTTCGAGACCTGCATGGGCCAAACATTTTTTAtaacaccttttttttttttgtacctGAGGctctttttttaattttttaatagCCCATTTATCCATTTCGGCCTAAAATGCCTGAGCTCCCTCGTCCTGACGTGCAGGTCGGCATCCGGGTACATCACCGTCCCGTACACCGCGCTGGACACGAAGCCGGCACCGTTCATGGCCGCCTTCTCGTCGCAGGGGCCCAACACCGTCACGCCTCAGATCCTCAAGGTACAAACATTATTTTCCGAGTGATCAATCGCCAAACGCTACATCTGCAGCTTCCCTCCGATCCTAACTGTACCTGCACGGCTGCACGTTTTCTTGCCGGCAGCCTGACATCACCGCGCCGGGGGTCAGCATCCTGGCGGCGTTCACCGGGCAGGTGGGGCCGACCGGGCTCGCCTTCGACGACCGCCGCGTCCTCTTCAACGCCGAGTCCGGTACCTCCATGTCGTGCCCGCACGTCGCCGGCATCGCCGGACTCCTCAAGGCTCTCCACCCTGACTGGAGCCCTGCCGCGATCAAGTCGGCGATCATGACAACCGGTACGTACACGGTGCCAGCGCAAGCGCACTGCACACTGCCACGTGCAAACTCCCTTCTAAATTGTTGCTTCATGCATGTCTTGCCAGCCAGGGTGCGGGACAACAtgaggaagccgatgagcaactCGTCCTTCCTCCGCGCGACGCCGTTCGGCTACGGCGCGGGCCACGTGCAGCCCAACCGCGCCGCGGACCCGGGCCTCGTCTACGACGCCAAAGCCACGGACTACCTCGGCTTCTTCTGTGCGCTGGGCTACAACTCCTCGGTGATCGCCACGTTCATGGCCGGCGCCGGCGACGGCCACGCGGCGCACGCCTGCCCGCCCCGGGCCCCGAGGCCGGAGGACCTCAACTACCCGTCGGTCGCGGTGCCGCACCTGTCCCCCACCGGCGCCGCGCACACCGTCACGAGGAGGGTGAGGAACGTCGGCCCCGGCTCCGCCGCGTACGACGCGAGGGTCCACGCGCCGCGTGGCGTGGCGGTGGACGTGCGGCCGAGGCGGCTCGAGTTCGCCGCGGCGGGGGAGGAGAAGCAGTTCACCGTCACGTTCAGGGCCAGGGAAGGGTTCTTCCTGCCGGGGGAGTACGTGTTCGGGCGGCTGGTGTGGTCGGACGGACGCGGCAGGCACCGCGTGAGGAGCCCCCTGGTGGTGAGGGTCGTGGACAGCAAGAAGAAGCCCATTTCCACAGCTTGACGAACTCTGTTAGGATCTCAATCTTATGCATGGTGATGAGCAATGAGGCCTGGCCAAAGAAGGTTTGGCTCTTGAACAATATAACGATATACTGACAACGGATCTGCAGTGGTCTAAAAGTTCAGAGATTTCGATTGATTTTCTAACATTTGGATTTGTATTCTACAATGCCAATGAAATTTCAAGAGTTTTTGTTTGCCCATTCAAGAGAGGCCATGCTTATGAAAGACTTGGATTCCTCTCCTCTAAcctttagagctctaaaaactttagaGCACTTATCAGTTTTGAGCTCTAAAGTTCATATGTGAGGTCCTGCTAAATTTTAGAGCTAACTTTAGCCCACCTATTCGAGActttagctctaaagtttagaggaacCTGATCCAAACATGTCCTTAGTTTGTATGTGCGTGTGAGTGGTGGGTGGtggtggggtgtgtgtgtgtggggggggggggggggggggttataaAATATCACAGAATAAATTAGGAGGTTAAGACAAAGGGGATGATCAAAGAATAAAGACGGAGCATAAAAAAGGATAGTCTGATTCACCATTCTAAGCTGACGCTCAATTTGAAAATCTCCCTCAACTTTAATAACGGATAACATACACACCTTAAACTTTTAAAACCATACAAAGTACCCTTTCTCATTTAAAAATGGTTTCTTAGATGGTTTTTGCTAACATGGTAGCGGAGTCCACTTGTCATTTGGTCTATTTCTTCCTCTTATATAAAAacataattttcatataaaattgtATAACTACTAACTTTGTGTCAAAGTTTTAGAGCTTGATACGATCTATAACTTCATATTTGATCATTTTTATAGCTAATATATTTTAGAGGCTCAAAATTCTTTTTAAATTGCcagattttaaattttaaattttgaatttacaaAATAGTCTCGGATGTTGGCATAGTCTTTACCAAAGTTTTAGTTCTcagatctataactttatagttggtaaatattttatttgagattgtttagaggcccaaatattcattttaagtTGTTTATTGTTTTTCAAATGATTGTGGTCTACactaaagttgtagctctcaaaaTGTTCTAGAACTTGTAGTTAATGATGTTTTTTATCTAGGCTCTCACAATGTATACATTACAGTGGGCTAAGTTATTTGTTCCTTGTACCGTAACTTGAAATTTGTAAGAATTTACATGTAGTACATAATTTGGACGGACATCGGATGGAaagcatgcatcatgcatgtacACGCCTATTTCGTATTTAGAAGTGTAGACATCCGAAGATGCAATGGTTGAGGGGCATTTTTGAGACAAAAAAGCTTCCAAATACTTGAATCCATAGCTAATAGCTAAAATCTAAGGTTCCAAACTGATAGGATTTTTGCTATCTAGAATCCATATTCTAAAAATTTGGATTTTAGAATCTGGATTCCAGAATCCCATGGTATTCAAACCGGCCCTAAACTGGACATTGATGCTTGAGATGCTTCCACATGCCTCCCACCAGGCCAGCCCACTCACACAGCCCATAAACGATCTGACTTGGACTTTGCATCTCTACGTAGAAAAGTGACAGTCGTGGCCCTCGCCTGACACTCGTAGAAAAGTGACCAGCAGCCTTTGCAAAGTGGAACGTGCAAACGCAATCCAACAGAACCGCCTTCTCGTTTACTCGTCACATCATTAGACATTATTAGGAAATTTAGGAGCAGCAGTTGTTCACAACACACACTCGGGTGGTGGTCTGGTGGATTAGCGTAAACGGCACTCACCACTTTTCTGGCGAGCGAGCGCTTGACTCGTGAGCACGCGGTGCAGTtcgtgcgtgtgcgtgtgcgtgtgcgttcGCGTGCCGCGACTGCAATCTGGCCAAACCCACCCCGGTTGGCGTGAGCGGCGCCCACACGCCTGAGGAAAATTTTCAGATCGCCAAACAAACCAACTCCGACCACCGTCCATGTGATGAGTGTGACCGCCGGCGCTAACGGTTGGGCGAACAATCACTTGCCCAAATTACCAATCAACACGTACGCAAATTGATGCCGCGGGCAGGGCGAATCACCACAAATCAGCAGCGGACGGGATAATGATAAGATGGTGTTGAATCTCACTCAAGTCCTTAGCAAATCGAATTACTAGCCAATCCAATCGATTGGTTCCAAACAAAACCAAACCAAAATGCAGTAAGCAATTAAAGTCCCATGATTCCTATCCTTTTtacaggcggcggcggtggcagttCGTCCAACTCCATGGAGAGAGGGCGGGCGTGTGGGGCTCGAGTCGCCCAGCAAGCGGGCCCTAGATCTCGGAGAAGGGGCGGGCGGCGCTCCTTCTAGTACGGCGGCGGGGCGAGGTGGCCGTAGGCGCGGAAGGAGCCGCCGGCGCCGTCCTGGAGGTGGATGTTGCTGGTGAGCTTTGTGGAAGCCGCGGGTGTAGATGCCGAAGCCGAAGACGAGGCCGACGGCCACCAGCACCAGCACGATGAGCGTGCAGATGCAGCACGCCTTGCTCGGGCAGCAGCACATCTCGCCCTCGCCCTGTCGTACGTAGTTCCGCCGCTCGGGGACGGAGGGAAGAGCCGAGGCGCGCGGAAAAGGCTGTGGGCTGGGTTCGTTCGGCGGGGGGTCCGATCTGGTCTCGCCTGGGCGTGCGTGTGTGCCCGGACGAGCGGCGAGGCTGGCTCGCCGAGTTCCGGTCTGATGCGGGGGCGAAGCCGAACCGAATCGGGTGCGCTCGTCCCGTCGAATTGGTTGGGTTTGGCGGCTGTT belongs to Miscanthus floridulus cultivar M001 chromosome 4, ASM1932011v1, whole genome shotgun sequence and includes:
- the LOC136551985 gene encoding subtilisin-like protease SBT5.4, coding for MDREFPAYLVLDNNKRIKGQSLSPNRLSGNKHYQLISSEQAKGANATVTQAKLCIKGSLDKAKVKGKIVVCSRGKNARVEKGEAVHRAGGAAMVLANDEASGNEMIADAHVLPATHITYTDGVKLLAYLNSKRSASGYITVPYTALDTKPAPFMAAFSSQGPNTVTPQILKPDITAPGVSILAAFTGQVGPTGLAFDDRRVLFNAESGTSMSCPHVAGIAGLLKALHPDWSPAAIKSAIMTTARVRDNMRKPMSNSSFLRATPFGYGAGHVQPNRAADPGLVYDAKATDYLGFFCALGYNSSVIATFMAGAGDGHAAHACPPRAPRPEDLNYPSVAVPHLSPTGAAHTVTRRVRNVGPGSAAYDARVHAPRGVAVDVRPRRLEFAAAGEEKQFTVTFRAREGFFLPGEYVFGRLVWSDGRGRHRVRSPLVVRVVDSKKKPISTA